The following are from one region of the Alicyclobacillus fastidiosus genome:
- a CDS encoding DUF3888 domain-containing protein → MKKGIITLSVFLSVVLYSPYAMCYASDVVQNPPPKSTIELYQDIIVSLLMPQIDKQIDSYYTKEYKYSPTVYPYQVTFLDVKRLQGYRSFIFSLSIRTQAVVGPHIDVGLDHMTFEIHGGGHVQLKKFEHIRSYELPPHWQHYKK, encoded by the coding sequence GTGAAAAAAGGAATTATAACGCTTAGTGTATTTTTATCGGTGGTACTTTATTCACCGTATGCTATGTGTTATGCCTCAGATGTAGTCCAGAACCCGCCACCAAAATCGACAATCGAATTGTATCAAGACATCATTGTTTCTTTACTTATGCCTCAAATCGATAAACAAATCGACTCGTATTACACAAAGGAATATAAGTACTCCCCGACTGTATATCCCTACCAAGTAACATTCCTAGATGTTAAACGTTTGCAAGGTTACCGTTCGTTTATATTTTCGTTGAGTATTCGCACCCAAGCCGTAGTTGGTCCACATATTGATGTAGGATTGGATCATATGACATTTGAAATACACGGTGGAGGTCATGTTCAATTGAAGAAATTTGAACATATTCGTTCATACGAGTTACCACCTCATTGGCAACATTACAAAAAGTGA
- a CDS encoding DUF4825 domain-containing protein — protein MVKLRMLAIPLILIVSVGLSGCSSNQVANQSAYTPYHLADLLKYKGSYVGNNSAVGSILSMLPGHDYMASFSLETEQKPYGIAVNYQPKQSVSSNYSDFCNNKRPDELLERNAAVLFSLVQNVDVVNFNAPDVGKKTYTFTRTDVQQKYGDLSRILHNQASFTNFLNT, from the coding sequence ATGGTGAAATTAAGAATGTTGGCGATACCTCTAATACTTATCGTAAGCGTTGGTTTGTCTGGATGCAGTAGCAATCAAGTGGCGAATCAAAGTGCATACACGCCGTATCACCTAGCGGATTTACTTAAATACAAAGGCTCTTATGTAGGAAATAACAGTGCAGTAGGAAGTATCTTGTCAATGTTACCTGGTCATGATTATATGGCAAGTTTCAGTTTGGAAACGGAGCAGAAGCCTTACGGAATAGCGGTTAATTATCAACCTAAGCAGTCAGTTTCGAGTAATTATTCTGATTTTTGTAATAACAAACGTCCCGATGAGCTTTTGGAACGAAATGCCGCCGTACTGTTTTCACTTGTACAGAATGTTGATGTTGTAAACTTTAACGCCCCAGATGTGGGTAAGAAAACTTATACGTTCACCCGAACTGATGTTCAACAAAAGTATGGTGACTTGAGTCGTATACTACATAATCAGGCTTCGTTTACCAACTTCTTAAACACGTAG
- the istA gene encoding IS21 family transposase — MVKNGEFFVIRDMHDKGMSVSQIAREVGRDRKTVRKWLGESAPGIYKRGTYKPKKIDPYREYVLQRMSEGCVNATVIFDEISEMGYDGGMTQLRVFMKPHRQAVEEKATTRFETLPGEQAQVDWGSFTVNWHGHRKRIYAFVMVLGYSRMMYLEFTENEKLETLMGCHVRAAAYFNGITATCLYDNMKTVVAGQDDRGKPIWNERFAAFAAHHGFKVRRCKPYRARTKGKVENGVKYVRRNFWPRVRTFTGLDDLNRQVRYWLDTVANVRVHGTTHQRPIDRFPEEQLLPMNTMPFESAERHLRKVPSDALVTYETNRYSVPYPLVGYMVEIQDERNGVIRFFHAGKLVAEHTKCTGKHQVSRNKKHFEGILAGGKQKVPQPIPRLIENPAPEVMRRPLSVYDRLLKEEVVR, encoded by the coding sequence TTGGTCAAGAATGGGGAGTTTTTTGTGATTAGGGATATGCATGATAAGGGTATGAGTGTGTCACAAATTGCCCGCGAAGTCGGACGCGACCGAAAAACGGTTCGTAAGTGGTTAGGAGAATCCGCCCCCGGTATATATAAACGTGGCACTTACAAACCAAAGAAAATTGACCCGTACCGGGAATACGTGTTGCAGCGTATGAGCGAGGGTTGCGTGAACGCGACCGTTATCTTTGATGAGATTTCAGAGATGGGATATGACGGTGGAATGACGCAACTGCGTGTATTTATGAAGCCGCACCGGCAAGCCGTTGAAGAGAAGGCTACCACACGATTCGAGACGCTGCCCGGTGAACAAGCTCAGGTAGACTGGGGTAGCTTCACAGTGAACTGGCATGGACACAGGAAGAGGATTTATGCGTTTGTGATGGTATTGGGCTACTCTCGCATGATGTACTTAGAATTTACGGAGAATGAGAAGCTAGAAACACTCATGGGTTGCCATGTAAGGGCCGCGGCATATTTCAATGGAATAACCGCGACATGTCTATACGATAACATGAAGACTGTGGTGGCCGGTCAGGATGACCGAGGCAAGCCGATTTGGAATGAGCGGTTCGCCGCCTTTGCAGCACACCATGGGTTTAAGGTCAGGCGCTGTAAACCCTACCGCGCTCGTACGAAGGGAAAGGTGGAAAATGGGGTCAAATACGTCCGAAGGAACTTCTGGCCAAGAGTCCGAACGTTCACTGGGCTTGATGATTTGAACCGGCAAGTAAGGTACTGGTTAGACACGGTGGCGAATGTCCGCGTCCATGGCACCACTCACCAACGGCCAATAGACAGGTTCCCAGAAGAACAACTTCTACCGATGAATACAATGCCCTTTGAAAGTGCGGAGCGTCATCTACGCAAAGTACCTTCTGACGCGTTGGTTACATACGAAACAAACCGTTACTCTGTGCCGTATCCATTGGTGGGCTATATGGTTGAAATACAGGATGAGCGTAACGGTGTAATCCGGTTCTTCCACGCTGGAAAGCTGGTCGCCGAACACACAAAGTGCACAGGCAAGCACCAGGTTTCGAGGAACAAAAAACACTTCGAGGGGATTCTCGCAGGAGGCAAACAAAAGGTTCCCCAACCTATCCCACGCCTCATTGAAAATCCAGCACCCGAAGTGATGCGTCGCCCGCTCTCGGTGTATGACCGTCTTCTGAAAGAGGAGGTCGTACGCTGA
- a CDS encoding aldo/keto reductase → MQYRLLGKTGLKVSELCLGAMTFGRETSEDDSFRILDHFVENGGNFIDTADVYSRGISEQLVGQWLKGKNRDDYVIATKVRFAMGDGQNDVGLSRKHIIAGVEASLRRLGTDYIDLYQVHAWDPLTPLEETLSTLNDLVRRGLVRYIGASNFRAWQLQKAIHTSRSNGWEAFSCLQPQYNLLCRATEYELLSLCEHEGLGVIPWSPLRGGWLSGKFHRGMSNPPEDTRIAVAEKQGWGESWSKYNNEYTWQVTDALFEVAKQVEKTPAQTAINWLLQRQAVTAPIIGARTLAQLENNLGASGWALSPEQVATLDRASALPVTYPYDEAAEQQQRNGRQ, encoded by the coding sequence AGACGACAGTTTTCGTATACTCGATCACTTTGTTGAAAACGGCGGAAACTTCATCGACACCGCTGATGTCTATTCGCGCGGAATCTCGGAACAACTCGTCGGGCAATGGCTAAAAGGTAAAAATCGTGATGATTACGTCATCGCTACGAAGGTTCGTTTCGCTATGGGAGACGGGCAAAACGATGTGGGCTTGAGCAGAAAGCACATCATTGCCGGCGTCGAAGCCAGCCTGCGGCGACTTGGCACAGATTACATCGACTTGTACCAGGTCCATGCGTGGGATCCCCTCACACCGCTCGAAGAAACCCTAAGCACACTAAATGACTTAGTTCGGCGCGGTCTAGTTCGCTATATTGGCGCAAGCAATTTTCGCGCATGGCAACTTCAAAAAGCGATCCACACAAGTCGCAGCAACGGCTGGGAAGCGTTCTCCTGCCTTCAACCACAGTACAACTTGTTGTGCCGCGCCACAGAATACGAACTGTTGTCCTTGTGCGAACACGAAGGATTGGGTGTCATTCCGTGGAGTCCACTGCGTGGCGGTTGGCTAAGTGGAAAGTTTCACCGCGGTATGTCAAATCCACCTGAAGATACCCGTATTGCAGTCGCTGAAAAGCAGGGCTGGGGCGAATCGTGGAGCAAGTACAACAATGAGTACACCTGGCAAGTCACCGATGCCCTTTTTGAAGTAGCAAAACAAGTTGAAAAAACACCTGCGCAGACAGCCATCAATTGGCTGTTACAGCGACAAGCCGTGACTGCGCCCATCATTGGCGCCCGCACGCTTGCACAACTTGAGAATAATTTGGGTGCGTCCGGTTGGGCATTAAGTCCGGAACAAGTGGCGACATTGGATCGTGCTAGTGCACTGCCCGTCACGTACCCGTATGACGAGGCTGCAGAACAACAACAACGTAACGGACGACAATGA
- a CDS encoding non-oxidative hydroxyarylic acid decarboxylases subunit D: MYTCPRCDSNEADILCESPIKGCWIMYICPDCTFSWRSTEPETITNPKIYNPRFKVDTSDLSKYQIHPLIPQRRS, translated from the coding sequence ATGTATACATGCCCTCGTTGTGATTCAAATGAAGCGGATATCCTATGTGAATCACCGATAAAGGGATGCTGGATTATGTATATTTGTCCAGATTGTACATTTAGTTGGAGATCTACCGAGCCAGAAACAATAACAAATCCGAAAATTTACAACCCAAGATTTAAAGTCGATACTTCAGATCTTAGCAAGTATCAAATCCATCCCTTAATTCCTCAAAGAAGAAGCTAG
- a CDS encoding phage tail protein: MSYIVDFNNVSTVGLESSPVVEALAGLRANESRYFMNKYKHEFTVVPASESQDTLDYVNLILKEERDIEFAAKPLETSRFQVENIKFAYVFYEDGLEVNVMYTVDDPKKRAVGFKLSEGMEVPKELEGKFKFARQKSKLAGTIRGSFFVIKGEY; the protein is encoded by the coding sequence ATGTCCTATATCGTTGATTTTAACAATGTGTCTACGGTTGGTTTAGAGTCTTCACCTGTAGTAGAAGCGCTTGCTGGTTTGCGTGCAAATGAATCCCGTTACTTTATGAACAAGTACAAGCATGAATTTACGGTTGTACCAGCTAGCGAAAGCCAGGATACACTTGATTATGTAAACCTGATTTTGAAAGAAGAACGTGATATTGAGTTTGCGGCCAAGCCTTTAGAAACATCGCGTTTTCAAGTGGAAAATATCAAATTTGCGTACGTCTTTTATGAGGATGGCCTTGAGGTCAATGTCATGTATACGGTTGATGACCCAAAGAAGCGGGCCGTTGGTTTTAAGCTGTCTGAGGGGATGGAGGTGCCAAAGGAGTTAGAAGGGAAGTTCAAGTTTGCTAGGCAGAAGTCTAAACTAGCTGGAACAATTCGAGGATCATTTTTTGTGATTAAAGGAGAATATTAA
- a CDS encoding transglycosylase SLT domain-containing protein, whose product MTYLPANQVAHYAYDAGFRGGSLVTAVAVADAESTFDTSATSPGDTCIGLWQINKVNDEENPSALSNPSYNAKMAYSISNHGTNWSAWSTFTSGTYKRYLSVAESAAQAITQPSYPQLNVRVNGQSFPAIAVQNTTYLLWTVLNKWGIPHRYLGNGKFSINGRTVQGIVYGGNTYLNWASIPNVKAIKINGEFNFTDSH is encoded by the coding sequence ATGACTTATTTACCTGCAAATCAAGTCGCACATTATGCGTACGATGCTGGTTTTCGAGGGGGTTCTCTGGTAACAGCCGTTGCTGTCGCCGATGCTGAATCAACGTTTGACACTTCCGCAACAAGTCCGGGAGATACCTGTATTGGGCTATGGCAAATCAATAAAGTGAATGATGAGGAAAACCCATCGGCCCTTTCTAATCCGAGCTACAATGCAAAAATGGCGTATTCAATAAGTAATCACGGAACGAATTGGAGTGCATGGAGCACCTTTACTAGTGGCACGTACAAAAGGTACTTGAGTGTTGCAGAATCAGCCGCACAAGCAATTACGCAGCCCTCATATCCTCAATTGAATGTGCGTGTAAACGGCCAATCATTCCCGGCAATCGCAGTGCAAAACACAACGTATCTCCTATGGACCGTTTTAAACAAGTGGGGCATTCCACACAGGTATCTCGGTAACGGTAAATTCTCCATTAACGGGCGAACAGTGCAAGGTATTGTTTATGGGGGTAATACCTATCTCAATTGGGCCTCAATACCTAACGTTAAGGCCATAAAGATAAATGGAGAATTTAACTTCACCGACAGCCATTAA
- a CDS encoding LysR family transcriptional regulator, with protein MDLKKLLYFVAIVEDGQITSAARRLHMAQPALSLQLKALEEEIGVTLIERNNKIIELTQPGRTLYCRAKEILNSVEGAITEVQEQGKGIRGKLSIGTVMSCVSYLPKAITTSQELYPNITFQIWEGESNQVEDLLQSRVIELGITGLPLESNNLEMVPLSTEPLVAVQPPNWSVFNSPCICVKELQDYPLMMVHGQGGKGGYERFLETCQKFDFNPRIICESPDVATLLTLVDSGVGVAVVARSAIALRPKGTMSYVEISPLISSDTAIVWIKNRRLSKAAEHFKEILKISVQ; from the coding sequence ATGGACCTGAAAAAGCTTCTGTATTTTGTAGCTATTGTTGAAGATGGGCAAATCACTAGTGCGGCAAGGCGGCTACATATGGCCCAACCGGCCTTAAGCTTACAACTGAAGGCGTTAGAAGAGGAAATTGGAGTTACGCTTATCGAGCGTAATAATAAAATTATCGAACTAACTCAACCTGGACGGACACTATACTGTCGAGCAAAGGAGATATTAAATTCTGTTGAAGGGGCTATAACGGAAGTACAAGAACAAGGCAAGGGTATCCGGGGAAAGTTGTCTATCGGCACAGTGATGTCATGTGTGTCTTACTTGCCAAAAGCGATCACCACTTCACAGGAGTTATACCCAAACATCACATTTCAGATTTGGGAAGGTGAATCCAATCAAGTAGAAGATCTCCTTCAGTCTAGAGTAATTGAGCTGGGTATAACAGGGCTTCCCTTAGAGTCGAACAACCTAGAAATGGTTCCTTTGAGTACTGAACCACTTGTCGCGGTACAACCACCTAACTGGAGTGTTTTTAATAGTCCATGTATATGCGTAAAAGAACTCCAAGACTACCCATTAATGATGGTTCATGGACAGGGGGGAAAGGGTGGGTACGAAAGATTCCTAGAAACATGCCAGAAATTCGACTTTAATCCTAGAATTATTTGCGAGAGCCCTGACGTTGCTACATTGCTCACATTGGTTGACTCTGGTGTAGGAGTGGCCGTTGTAGCAAGATCAGCGATTGCTTTAAGACCCAAGGGAACAATGTCGTATGTTGAAATAAGTCCATTAATCAGTTCCGACACGGCGATCGTATGGATTAAAAATCGGCGCTTATCGAAGGCGGCAGAACATTTTAAGGAAATACTTAAAATTTCTGTACAATGA
- a CDS encoding non-oxidative hydroxyarylic acid decarboxylases subunit C yields the protein MAYRDLRSFLDKLEAEGQLVRVTQMTHPEPDLGSAARAVNNLGDQSPALLFNNIHGYKTGNVALNVIGSWPNHALMMGLPKDTPVKEQFLEFARRWNKFPVPVERVETAPFQANKITEDINLFEVLPLFRLNHEDSGCFIDKACVISRDLDDPENFQKQNVGIYRLQVKGKDKLGIQPIPTHDIGLHLKIAEERGENLPVTIAIGCDPVITTIAGSPLAYDQSEYEMAGAIQGEPYRIVQSKHSGLDIPWGAEVVLEGEIIAGYRELEGPFGEFTGSYSDARRQPVIQINAMYYRDNPIFEHLYLGMPWTELDYMTSVATSVPLYHQLKEAFPEVVAVNAMYTVGLVAIISTKTRYGGFAKAVGMRAMTTPHGLGYCKLVIVVDDFVDPFNVPQVMWALSTRVAPDKDMVMIPNASVLALDPSSDPPGITHKVVIDATTPKYPETRGEMFAPTVEPPRDTQKWETIIKQLMNK from the coding sequence TTGGCTTATAGGGATTTACGTTCTTTTTTAGACAAGCTAGAGGCGGAAGGACAGCTAGTTAGAGTCACTCAAATGACGCATCCTGAACCGGATTTGGGCTCGGCGGCTCGTGCTGTTAATAATCTTGGCGACCAGTCTCCTGCTTTGCTTTTTAACAATATCCACGGTTACAAGACAGGGAATGTTGCACTGAATGTTATCGGGTCTTGGCCAAATCACGCACTTATGATGGGACTTCCGAAGGACACACCCGTTAAAGAGCAGTTTCTTGAATTCGCACGCCGTTGGAATAAATTTCCTGTTCCTGTAGAAAGAGTAGAAACTGCTCCATTCCAAGCCAATAAGATTACGGAAGACATCAACTTGTTTGAAGTACTCCCTCTATTTCGACTAAACCATGAGGACTCTGGTTGTTTTATAGATAAAGCTTGCGTTATCTCTCGTGATTTAGACGACCCAGAGAATTTCCAGAAGCAAAATGTAGGGATATATCGACTTCAAGTAAAAGGGAAGGACAAGTTGGGAATTCAACCGATACCAACTCACGACATAGGACTCCACCTAAAAATAGCAGAGGAGCGGGGAGAAAACCTTCCTGTTACCATTGCAATCGGGTGTGATCCAGTAATTACAACCATAGCCGGTTCCCCACTGGCGTATGACCAGTCTGAATACGAAATGGCCGGCGCTATCCAGGGAGAACCCTACCGAATTGTTCAGTCTAAACATTCCGGGCTAGATATTCCCTGGGGGGCAGAGGTCGTACTAGAGGGTGAAATCATTGCTGGTTATCGTGAACTAGAAGGGCCTTTCGGTGAATTCACGGGCAGCTATTCGGATGCACGTAGACAACCAGTGATACAGATTAATGCTATGTATTACCGTGATAATCCTATTTTTGAACATCTTTATCTTGGAATGCCTTGGACGGAATTAGACTACATGACAAGTGTTGCGACGTCTGTCCCACTTTATCACCAACTGAAAGAAGCATTTCCCGAAGTCGTTGCAGTTAACGCCATGTATACAGTGGGGCTTGTGGCCATTATTTCGACTAAAACTCGATACGGTGGTTTTGCTAAAGCAGTAGGAATGCGTGCCATGACTACACCCCATGGTCTTGGGTATTGCAAACTAGTTATCGTAGTAGATGATTTTGTAGATCCATTTAATGTACCACAGGTAATGTGGGCACTGTCGACTAGGGTTGCGCCAGATAAGGACATGGTCATGATTCCAAATGCATCTGTTTTGGCTCTAGACCCCAGTTCAGACCCGCCTGGTATTACTCATAAAGTTGTAATTGATGCAACAACACCTAAGTACCCAGAAACAAGAGGTGAAATGTTCGCTCCTACTGTAGAACCGCCGCGAGATACACAAAAATGGGAGACAATTATCAAACAATTGATGAACAAGTAA
- a CDS encoding TetR/AcrR family transcriptional regulator, producing the protein MATPTERAPSNKMNRRVERSRHTVLATAFELLSEGGVARFTVDEVARRSGVAKTTIYRHWPTREALVIDACSQMITQQEAPDTGSLEGDVKAILMEIAHLLQTANWSFVLPSIIDTAERDPEFAEIHSRIQRGHAAPLREVLQRAAGRGELSAHADVSAIVALLLGPLFYRRWFSREPIDDQFLEAVIERALA; encoded by the coding sequence GTGGCTACGCCTACTGAACGTGCGCCGTCGAATAAGATGAATAGACGCGTCGAGCGTTCGCGCCATACCGTCCTGGCCACTGCGTTCGAACTGCTTAGCGAAGGCGGCGTGGCTAGGTTTACCGTCGACGAGGTGGCGCGTCGTTCCGGGGTCGCGAAGACGACCATCTACCGCCACTGGCCGACACGGGAAGCGCTGGTGATCGACGCATGCTCGCAAATGATTACCCAGCAGGAAGCGCCCGACACTGGATCGCTCGAGGGCGACGTCAAGGCGATACTTATGGAGATCGCACACCTGCTGCAGACGGCGAATTGGTCATTCGTTCTGCCGTCAATCATCGACACAGCCGAGCGCGACCCGGAGTTCGCGGAAATCCATAGTCGGATTCAGCGTGGACACGCCGCACCCCTGCGAGAGGTCCTGCAGCGTGCGGCAGGTAGGGGCGAGCTGTCGGCACACGCCGACGTGTCGGCGATCGTCGCGCTGCTGCTAGGCCCGCTCTTCTACCGTCGCTGGTTCTCGCGCGAACCGATCGACGACCAGTTCTTAGAGGCGGTCATCGAACGTGCACTTGCTTGA
- a CDS encoding VOC family protein, protein MNLASMRIITDDLDRLVEFYEKVTGISAERPAPVFAELVLPSCTLAIGHSQTVPLFGAGSARAADNHTVIIEFRVPDVDAEYMRLKPLVDEWVQEPTTMPWGNRSALFRDPDGNLVNLFAPVTEEAIARFSGRP, encoded by the coding sequence GTGAATTTGGCTTCTATGCGCATCATTACCGACGACCTGGATCGACTCGTCGAGTTTTATGAGAAAGTCACGGGTATTTCGGCGGAGCGGCCTGCGCCAGTCTTTGCTGAGCTCGTTCTCCCATCGTGTACCCTAGCGATCGGCCACTCCCAGACGGTGCCACTGTTCGGCGCTGGCTCCGCGCGCGCGGCGGACAACCACACTGTCATCATCGAGTTCCGCGTCCCCGACGTCGATGCCGAGTACATGCGCTTGAAGCCTCTTGTCGACGAGTGGGTACAGGAACCGACCACGATGCCGTGGGGGAATCGCTCTGCACTGTTCCGCGACCCCGACGGCAACCTCGTCAACCTCTTTGCGCCGGTAACCGAGGAAGCGATCGCGCGGTTCAGCGGTAGACCTTAA
- the istB gene encoding IS21-like element helper ATPase IstB gives MLEQRIQHACEELGWSRLPEVLYQHAEQASKENISYLEFLDNLLQEELRAKYERIILTRTRFARLPFQKTLEEFDFTFQPSVDERRMRDLATMRFLSHQENVIFLGPPGVGKTHLAVALGLEAIRQRHSVYFTTANDLVESLEEAHEKGTIRRKLRQYTKPALLIVDEIGYRKMNNAAAHLFFQLVAERYEKGAMVLTSNKSYSEWGDIFGDNVLATAILDRILHHSTTVNIRGESFRIQEKKKAGFLHISEDGKPMTR, from the coding sequence ATGCTTGAACAACGAATTCAGCACGCATGCGAAGAATTAGGGTGGTCTCGGCTACCCGAGGTCCTTTACCAGCATGCTGAGCAGGCTTCCAAAGAAAATATATCTTACCTTGAATTCTTGGACAATCTCCTGCAGGAGGAACTGCGTGCCAAATACGAACGCATTATACTCACGCGGACTCGTTTCGCCAGGCTTCCGTTTCAGAAGACGCTTGAGGAGTTTGACTTCACATTTCAACCCTCCGTTGACGAGCGAAGAATGCGCGATTTAGCGACCATGCGCTTTCTGAGCCACCAAGAGAACGTGATTTTCTTAGGGCCACCGGGCGTTGGGAAAACACATCTTGCTGTAGCACTCGGACTGGAGGCGATTCGCCAACGGCATTCAGTGTACTTCACCACAGCAAATGATTTAGTTGAGTCACTTGAAGAGGCACATGAGAAAGGAACCATTCGCCGTAAACTACGGCAATATACCAAGCCAGCGCTGCTGATTGTAGACGAGATTGGGTACCGAAAGATGAATAATGCTGCGGCACATTTATTCTTTCAGCTCGTGGCGGAACGATACGAAAAAGGGGCAATGGTCCTCACTTCAAACAAGTCCTATTCCGAGTGGGGAGATATCTTTGGAGACAATGTGCTTGCAACAGCAATTCTGGATCGCATCTTACACCACTCTACCACGGTAAATATCCGTGGAGAGAGCTTCAGGATTCAGGAGAAGAAGAAGGCCGGGTTCTTGCACATAAGCGAAGACGGTAAACCGATGACTCGCTAG
- a CDS encoding transposase → MLPMVRSHQQYQLFVEQQLRTHYGNGSLLFVAKDWSLVKKFWITDLSDTFQLLEGAFSCRGPKSIDPADLLRSYLLMLQVREPSITEWVNQLRRCPLYAILSGFEYGQTPGVGTFYSFFKRLWSHTSVNLSPKLRLNRKKLKGGKKGEKAPTKAYSKIANLMAQLQKRSANKPQPFDRLLGLFQQQFLTVSANLGLLGNTNALSIAGDGTPLQTATQVRNRRLCNCRELGTELCRCYRIYSQPDCDMGWDSYRNRYFFGYHLYTFVAADSFYDLPLYPRLQRASRHDSTSWVVSAREFAVRFRDYTWDKALLDAAHDALPIYEYLHARNVKPFIDWNPRSTGNKGVKKDDITFSPTGVPFCKKGLEMKDRGYDYTRGRRKYYCPLVVKGVVTCDTPCSDSPYGRCVHTYTKHNPRLFPPVARNSDEWNEVYKRRTTCERSNKRAKEDFLLEAAKHRSTMMWTVRIYGIAMCQHMDAWFQESTLDLSSLLLSA, encoded by the coding sequence ATGTTACCAATGGTACGGTCTCATCAGCAGTATCAATTGTTTGTGGAGCAACAACTTCGTACCCACTACGGGAATGGGTCGCTTCTCTTTGTCGCCAAGGACTGGTCGCTTGTGAAGAAGTTCTGGATTACGGATCTCTCCGACACGTTTCAATTACTCGAAGGGGCTTTTTCGTGTCGAGGTCCAAAATCCATTGACCCTGCGGACTTACTTCGTTCGTATTTACTCATGTTGCAGGTCCGAGAACCATCAATTACAGAGTGGGTCAATCAGTTGCGTCGTTGCCCGCTGTATGCCATCCTTAGTGGCTTTGAGTACGGTCAGACACCAGGTGTCGGTACGTTCTACAGCTTTTTCAAGCGACTTTGGTCTCACACCTCCGTGAACCTTTCGCCAAAACTCAGACTCAATCGAAAGAAACTCAAAGGTGGCAAGAAAGGAGAAAAGGCACCAACCAAAGCGTACAGCAAAATCGCAAATCTCATGGCTCAGCTACAAAAGCGCTCAGCCAACAAGCCTCAGCCCTTTGACAGATTGCTTGGTCTCTTTCAACAGCAGTTCCTTACCGTGTCTGCCAATCTAGGCTTGCTTGGAAACACGAATGCCCTGTCCATCGCTGGGGATGGAACGCCGCTTCAAACGGCAACCCAGGTTCGGAATCGACGACTTTGCAACTGTCGTGAACTCGGCACCGAGCTATGCAGATGCTATCGCATTTATTCCCAACCCGACTGTGACATGGGCTGGGACAGTTACCGAAACAGGTACTTCTTCGGCTATCACCTCTACACTTTCGTGGCTGCCGACAGCTTTTACGACCTGCCGCTTTACCCGAGACTTCAACGAGCCTCTCGCCATGATTCAACTTCCTGGGTGGTCAGTGCCCGTGAGTTCGCCGTACGCTTTCGTGACTACACCTGGGACAAAGCACTCTTAGATGCCGCACACGACGCACTGCCCATTTATGAGTATCTTCACGCCCGAAACGTAAAGCCATTTATCGATTGGAATCCACGAAGCACGGGAAACAAAGGTGTTAAAAAGGATGACATCACGTTCTCCCCGACTGGGGTTCCGTTTTGCAAAAAGGGGCTGGAGATGAAGGATCGTGGTTACGACTACACACGGGGTCGTAGAAAATACTACTGTCCGCTCGTCGTAAAAGGTGTGGTGACTTGTGATACGCCTTGCTCCGATTCACCTTACGGAAGATGCGTACACACATACACCAAACACAATCCTCGCTTGTTCCCACCCGTCGCTCGCAACAGCGACGAGTGGAACGAAGTCTACAAACGCAGAACCACCTGCGAGCGTAGCAACAAGCGGGCAAAAGAGGACTTTCTCCTCGAAGCCGCCAAGCATCGCAGTACCATGATGTGGACCGTCCGCATCTATGGCATTGCTATGTGCCAACACATGGATGCTTGGTTCCAGGAGAGTACGCTCGACCTGAGTTCGCTACTCTTGTCAGCCTGA